In the genome of Centropristis striata isolate RG_2023a ecotype Rhode Island chromosome 6, C.striata_1.0, whole genome shotgun sequence, the window gagaaaaggagggaggcaggaaggaaagagggcagaaaggaaggaggaaggaaagaaagaaagaaagaaagaagggaaggaaagggtgggcgagggaagggaagaaggaaggaggatagaggaaggaatggaggcgggagggatgaaagaaggaaggaagggaaggaaagggggggcgagggaagggaagaaggaaggaggatagaggaaggaatggaggtgggagggatgaaagaaggaaggaaggaaggaaggaggaaaggagaggaaatcaggaggaaggaaagaagagagaaagtaaaggagatagctgaaggaggaaagaaaagaagggaagaaggaggaaaggaaggaaagaaagaaaggatagaggaggaaggaaagaaggaaggaggatagaggaggaaggaaggaggaaagaagagaggaaggcaggaggagggaggaaagaaggaatagtcaaaacagattgggtcaatttaacccggaaggacgacaggagggttaaaaaacttcatatctgcagatgtatgatgttgtgttatatggaaaaaatatgtattttgcatggttgaggaaaaaggaaaagtcaaattcttaataggttaaaaatgttagggtttatatgtttttgttagttcgagaaaaacaaactgtgagcaacaaaatgcacaaaaagacctgatgtatcaaatatgatacaaattagaattcatatatgcaatttatttatttcttaaaattcgtcagcaggttaataagcactcagtttttacaaaaattgaattttctggcaattatttcattatttccttTATGTCCTCCCAAAGCTCCTTAAAAAGGCACTCCTGGCGCTTTATACATGGAGATCGATTAACTCGTCACATGGAGCACTGACGTGACTATTAAACAGTGTTgggggaagtattcagatcccttacttaagtaaaagtactaataccacaatgtgaaattactccactacaagtaaaagtcctgcattcaaaacttactcaagtaaaagtacaaaagtatcagcatcaaaatgtacttaaagtatcaaaagtaaaagtactcgttatgcagaatggacccactcagattgttttatatattctaaatatattattacattatttgtaatgtgccttttatgtaaccagtgttttaatttagtaaagacaGGACTCATTGTATCTACataaaatactgttatgaggtttaattaaaaaatatgcctaatcactttaaattgatcttatattttatgttatatctcaacctgtaaagtaactaaagctgtcaactaaatgtagtggagtaaaaagtacaatatttacctcaaaatgtagtggagtatcagtataaagttacataaaataaaagtactcaagtaaagtacaaatacctcaaaatagtacttaagtacagtacttgagtaaatgtacttagttacattccaccactgctattaAATCTTCTGTGGCCTCTGTGAAAGGTTTCTGACGTCTGAAAAAATAACCCTGATATCAGCTTTTCTCTATCAACATTTCTAACAGAAAGTCTGTACTGCAAGCTAGGGGTGTGTGAAGAGCAAGGCAAAGTTCCAAATCacatatcttttctttttacttttagtataTACTGCAGCTCCACATAAGTATTCACTgttagaataaaatggaatagaatagtttttatttgtcattgcacagatgTACAGGGAAAATGAAAACAGCAGCTCTCATTTTAGTGCAACAGAAtacaatacaggtgcatctcaataaattagaatatcatggaaaagtcaatttccagtagtttaagtcaaatagccccaaccaagtattgcaTATGGATGGACatgcttttcagaggccaacatttccatattaaacatactttttaaaattggtcttttgtaatattacatttttgagacactgatcatcattataattagaagaaattaaataaattaagaaatgaaatgtttcattctgtgtgtaatggatctatataatgtgttattaccactttttgaattgaattactgacatgaatacacttttctatgacattctaattcattgagatgcaacTGTGATTTAGacatagtaaaaaaatatataagaaaaCCTGTAAACAAGCACACAAAGAATAAGGGGAGCAGCAGGTGGGGATATGTACAGGGGCAGAATGGGAGTTACAGAACTGGACTGTTGCAGGCAGTATGCATACAATAAGGACAATacaccttgaactttgaccgTCTTGCTCATGAATGTTGTGTAAAGGTTTGTGGGTCAGAAtagccagaaaagcatgctggcttGCATTATGCAAAAAGCTACTGGATGCAATAGGACATCCTGGTATTGTTGGCATCCTGCATTTGACCAACTGGTCAATACTTAATATTTTTCTGGAAAACTAAATAGTATGGAGCTATGGGTATTTGAGTGCACCTTTGCTGAAAGTAAACAAAATCCAAATATTGCCCCAAGTGCTTCAGTTTTAACTATCCTTTAACCTTCCttctcacacattcacacctttATGGAGTTGCAATATTAAATCAAAGTATCCCTGGTTCCTCTGTCTTGTCTTTTCAGTCCTCACATGATAAAAGGTAGTGTTGCTTCACATTTGTGCAACTGAAAATAGCAGTATTTTTACTCGttcagttacataaaatggtgAACCTGCTATCAAAATTGGATTTAAAACTATGTTTTGATCAAGAAGTTGATCTCCCAACTGATCATTTTAgcactaaaatgtttttgactTGAAAACTGAGcacttgctttttctttttccccctgTCTCACTTTCTACAGAAAACACAGGTACCAGGACTGCACCTGTAATGTAGTCTTTTAACCGTACTGGCCACCTGTCTAACTACCTTCTGAGGAGGGGTTTAAGATAATTTTCTAATCTCAGCGATGGATGAGGACACCCCAACCCTGAAGCCCAGACGGATCCAGAATCAAAATGTGGTTCATCGCCTCGAGAGGCGCAGGATCTGTTCGGGCCGACCAGGAGCTCACTGGTACAGAGTTCGGTGCTTCCACCAGAACCTTTTCCCCAACTTCACTGTGGTCAACGTCGAGAAGCCCCCCTGCTTCCTGAGGAAGTTCTCACCAGATGGACGCTGTTTTATCGCCTTCTCTTCTGACCAAACATCTCTGGAGGTACGAACGATTAACGTAGGCTCATATTTCCCCTCTAATCCTAGAACCCTGAATTAACTAGAGACTAGGCCTGGGACGATGACAAATTTcgctggacgatatattgtcccacaaattattgccgataaacgatattattgtcaacatgataatatatcataataatgcacaccctttcaaatacaatacacttttatttctcagtgttttttaccattctaattgtaattttaagaacgtttaaatatcctaaataaataaaacaaacatttttttttttttttttttttttttttaaagggcagcatttattttgcgatgtagcaaactccacttcctgtgagcgcacagcgtttatatttactttgtcgaccagtgttgactgtcgggacgaaggctctgcatctccagctgcagtttttttccccagctgggaaaactgggtcgggtggttctgctttagatgggcatgcaagtttgttgtggtggctttttttgttgccaccacttttgaacaaattggGCATACAGGCTggtccgtgtgttgatgggctcacctttttcattcggtttgaaaccgacatattcccacaccggggctgtggcatttggctttgcaatcatcttttttcctggcgttgctccgcacgaggctcacctgctgcactctgtgtgtagccaatgctagcggcccagccttccccacagagacaaagagactggatgactgacaggagggttcactccgctcattctgctatggaacaaaagtGCCAAGGTGCTGAGATggagcacagagtgaaccctcttgtcatccagcctgcttggaggcaacagacgaggaaaacaaacacgcatgcgcatggcgatatatcgaggcgggcaaaattattgagttcatttaatttatcgtgcgattaattgatttattgattatcggcccaggcctacTAGAGACAAAGATTTGAGGGGGATAAAATGACAATCCCAGTATTCCTTCTGCAGATATATGAATATCAGGGCTGCCAGGCGGCTCAGGACCTGCTGAGAGGCCAAGAGGGAGAGACTCTTCTAACGGCCAACGACCAGCGCTCCCTCAACATTCGAGGCCGCCTGTTTGAGCGCTTCTTCTCCTTGCTCCATGTCACTAATGTGGCCTCAAATGGAGAACACCTCAACCGGGAGTGCAGCCTCTTCACAGACGACTGCCGCTATGTCATTGTTGGGTCGGCTGTGTACGTCCCAGAGGAGCCGCCACCTTACTTCTTTGAGGTAACAACAACATCACATGTACTACAAATGTATTAGGAAACTTACATGTAATTAAAACTACGATTCTACTTCCATAGTTTGGCTCAgactgcatttttctttttttttataaatgtgtttattcattcGACAGGCAAAAGTACATACAGTGAGAgataaagactttttttctttttcccaaaacaaaaaacaaaccctttTCCTGCATGTCTATGTCCTACATAGTCTTGTtacaaatcagagaaaattagAAATAATACACATCCTTCTTTTTTACCATGAgcagatagaaaaataaatgagtacatgaaaaacaacaacatacagagaTATAGCATTGTCCATGGGTTGAaatgaggcagagagagaaattaaATATGGTGAGAGGTTAATTGTCAGGGGAGAGCATTTTATTTATCCTGTAGTGTCTTCAATTTAGCTATGTAACTAATCATACAGccccaaacagaaacaaattttTCAGGCGTTCCCCtcagattatatttaattttctccaGGTCTAAAGCGACTGcatttttcatacatatttCATCTCCTACCAGGTGTATCGGAACAACGAATCTGTGACTCCCAACCCTCGGTCTCCTCTAGAAGACTACTCCCTCCACATTATAGACCTCCACACTGGCAGGCTGTGTGACACCAGGTCCTTTAAGTGTGACAAGATCATCCTGTCCCACAACCAGGGCCTCTACCTCTACAGGAACATCCTGGCTGTGCTGTCGGTCCAGCAACAGACCATACATGTGTTTCAGGTGAGCACATTTACCAGTTCAAAAGTGAAACTTTAAAGCTGAGCATGTTTCTGGTGACACACCACTGAGAGATGTTTTAGGAggggtttttctgtcatttataaatggcaaaacaCACAAGACTTTAATAATCTGGTTGTGGACAGACATTTAACATACATAACCCTTTAGCATTACAATGCCTGACTTTTTCCTATCAGAAGGTGTAGTGGGCTCAGCTTAAAGCTGCAgctaactggggatttccaccggacgcgttacagcagcagcacgtcagcttagcgagccggccgtatacacgcgagataacgagatcacgcgataatcctgaccatacgggagaccgcaagatcccgtgataaactctaaactctatttatacagtctatggataaactgtgtgtaaaaagtaaacaacaacaacaaaaaccaacttactttgcttctctgaggtgaaagatatgttgatctgaccatctatccttataaaaacaatatgttatgtcataaatgattgtatgatgttccacttcaacaatcagtctcttgtcgtccgtgtcgccgatcctctgagaccctttgattgattgattgattgattgattgattgattgctgatctggtgccccggtcatcacataatgttgatgtgaagtagttttaggctgcatgaactgcgtattgtgttttattttgaaagtggtggaagtgttttacgctgattctgagtcggacttcctgtctggtgcgatctgctctgttgagatttacgtgatttggcagcgtctcgcggagaaatagaagtcctacctaatgctgcggagagacgctgacgtggcgctgcagtaacgttacgcagcgcgcccggtggaaacgctctcattgattagagtgttacctatttgcaacggcgaacgtgacgctgacgtgacgctgcagtaacgcgcccggtggaaatcaggcttaagaTACTGACATCATATGATTATAAAAGGTAAATTGGATTGGTATGGTTCTCTGGGTACCCAAGAGTCTctcctttacagacatgtctACTTTATGATAGTCCCATGCAGTTTTGGGCAATAACAACACCGTTTATCTCATGCAGTATAACTTTGTTatgttccattatatttgaatatttcagcATTCCGGGGagcctaaacagtcttggaattgcataaatttgGTATGACTGTAatgctgagactcttgtggagtCAATAAGCCCAActgtattcatgtgtgtgtgtgatgatgttagtccacCTAGTAGCCATTTTATTGTACTAagagcatttcttgaaacttgatTTTATAAAATGACTGACCTCTAGGATAAACACAACCTCATTCAATTTTTCAGCCACAAACTACAGATCTGCAGCATTCAGAAGATTACTTTTAGGTGTATTGACAAAAAGTTTCCAAGAACAGAAGTGCGCAACATCCAATAGCAGAAAAGTtgcagaaatctcaaaaatgtccaaaaatgttgATTCCAAattacagcatggatttttcaattttttaaatcaattctcAAAgggtaaaacatgttaaaatgtacTTTCTCAGCCGTGATAAAGGTCAGGTTTACAACTTTTCAGATGAAATACCAATTAAATTTGGTATCTACCCTTCTTAAAAAGACGGTGGAATGTTAAGGGGTTAATTCTATCTAGTTGAAAACAGTTGAAGCAGTTGAAGCAAGTTGAAGCAGTTGAAGCAAGTTGAAGCAGTTGAAGCAAGTatcatctttgtttttatcttccCTCATCTacattattttctctccttaaCCCAGGTCACTCCAGAGGGAACATTTCTAGATGTAAGGACTATTGGGCGGTTCTGTTACGAGGACGACCTCCTGACTCTTTCTGCAGTTTACACTGAGGCTCAGGCTGAGAGTCAGCCGGGTTTCCCTCGCCTTTACACTGACAAAACCATCAACTCCCTTAAGCACAGGCTGCTGGTCTACCTCTGGAGGAGAGCTGAGCAGGACGGCAGCGCCACTGCCAAGAGGAGGTATACAGTTTCTTGCCTGTTTGAGTGCTTGATGCTTATATATCTTTGCTTTAGAACAGTGTTTTCCAACCTTTTTTGAGCCAAACATATTTTAGGTGGTAAATATTACATGGCATACCACCAAACAAGAATGtcacaaaaagtatttataatgaaatataatggAAATCTAGTCTCAATTTACTTACCGGTACTCGGTGTGAAACCTGGGCCTGTTTAGTTGAACACAAAGCTTCTTCTTGCAGGAACTGAAGAAAGACAAACACGAAGATCTTCAAAAGCTCTgagtctctctcttttcttagtCTTTATATTAGTCATGCTTGAAAAGCCCAGCTCGCATAGATTGGTACATAGGTTGTGGAGAAAGGGAGAAGAGCTGAAATTGCTTTGTTTCCCAGAATGGGGAACTCCTTGGCAGAAGTCAGCCAAAAACTGTCCAAAGGTAGATCAGCGAAGCTCAGCTTTATACCACGATTTTGTCTCAGTTCAGTTATTTCTTCCTGCTCCTGCAAAGTCATGTCCCTTCAACTGCAGTTGAGCTATATGAGTTCTTAACCCAGTCAATGGAAAGTGAAGGGAAAGAACATGACAACTTCTGCTCAAGACTTTGCAGATGTTTATCTATCTCACACAGTGTAGCATTCGAcagtgtgctaacgttagccggcgatcgatagcggCTGtcgctcagttggtagagttggttggcccccaaccgcagggttggtggttcgatccctgaccgtcgcagcctacatgtcgaagtatccttgagcaagatactgaaccccaaattgctcccgatgctgtgttcatcggtgtgtgaatgaattcccaatggtggcaggtgggaccgtttagagtagcctctgccaccagcatgaatgtgtgtgtggacgggtgaatgagcgcagtctgtagtgtaaagcactttgagtggtcgcaaagtgactagaaaagcgatatataagtgcaggtccatttaccatttaccattcttctgctgctgtaatcCATATGCTTCAAATTTGGATgttctgtgtgttcagagatgtttttttaccttggttgtggttatttgagttcctATTGAAGCAGTCTGGCCATTTTCCTCTGACGTTTGGTATAAAAAAGGgatcaaggctcactggatattttctcttttccgGACCATtttctgtaaaccctagagatagttgttagatcagcagtttgtgaaacactCATAGCagcccgtctggcaccaacaaccatgccacattcaaagtcacttaaatcacctttcttcctcattctgatgctcactttgaacttcagcagctcgtcttcaccatgtcttcATGACTAAATGCATtgtgttgctgccatgtgattggctgattagacatttgtgttagtaagcagttgaacaggtgtacgtAATAAATTGGCTGGTATTTAGTCCATTATATTTAGAGGCTTATGTCCTCAAAAGGATCTTGTTCCCCTAAGAAAGTTCTTGTAGTGGAAATCACTATGTCAGCTGTATACAGTGCCCACATTTACATCCACATATAGGGCTTAACGAAATTATTAGACAACCTGTCATAAAAAACCcccataaaaaacatatattttagaaatctttcaaaagcttgtttaaaactaaaacttttattgttttttatttggcaaaaaacaaactgaaacgaTGAAAAATAGTCCTTTTTCacacataataaccaaaaaccaTAATATTTTGTAAGGCTTCCTTTGGCCTTGATACCAGCTTGCATTCTTGCTGGCATTATTTTATGTACTTTTCATCTCTTTTGCTATTGACCTCCCAATAGTTTCTAACTGTTCCCACAGACTTGCTTTTGATGAAACTTTTGTGCAATCAATTTTTGAATCTACTAAATCCCAAATGTGTTCAATAGGATTTAAACCCTGACAGTTCCAGTATTACAGATTCCTTTTTCTTGGTCAAATAGTCTCTGCACAGCTTTGAAGTATGCCTGGGTTCATTGTTTTGTTGGTATATGAACCCACGAACAATCAGATTCAGTTTAGAAGGGATTCCATCATGCACTTTATTGTTGTGGTAGACGTTCTTGTTCATGATACCACTGGTTTTCACTCATTAGCCCACCgctactagcctggctaactcCAGACCAAATTTCAtttgagattaggtctggaTACCACttgttcatttctccgtagaggaggtgtggtttacgatcctccggagccgtttattgggcgcttagaatgtctatcaaagcgtctgtaggtagctcttagccaatcagatcagttataccagatgacgtagtaga includes:
- the det1 gene encoding DET1 homolog, producing MDEDTPTLKPRRIQNQNVVHRLERRRICSGRPGAHWYRVRCFHQNLFPNFTVVNVEKPPCFLRKFSPDGRCFIAFSSDQTSLEIYEYQGCQAAQDLLRGQEGETLLTANDQRSLNIRGRLFERFFSLLHVTNVASNGEHLNRECSLFTDDCRYVIVGSAVYVPEEPPPYFFEVYRNNESVTPNPRSPLEDYSLHIIDLHTGRLCDTRSFKCDKIILSHNQGLYLYRNILAVLSVQQQTIHVFQVTPEGTFLDVRTIGRFCYEDDLLTLSAVYTEAQAESQPGFPRLYTDKTINSLKHRLLVYLWRRAEQDGSATAKRRFFQFFDQLRRLRMWKMQLLDEHHLFIKYTSEDVVTLRVTDPSQPSFFVVYNMVSTEVLAVFENTSDQLLELFENFCDLFRNATLHSQAVQFPCSASSNNYARQVQRRFKDTIVNAKYGGHTEAVRRLLGQLPISAQSYSSSPYLDLSLFSYDDKWVSVMERPKTCGDHPIRFYARDSGLLKFKIQAGLLGRPVNHAVRRLVAFTFHPFEPFAISVQRTNAEYVVNFHMRHVCA